One part of the Plasmodium berghei ANKA genome assembly, chromosome: 2 genome encodes these proteins:
- a CDS encoding pre-rRNA-processing protein TSR2, putative codes for MNSENLSTLLLEGINLIFEKWTVLRLAVTNNWGGTSSEEKKKKLIEYVHNYVLSNTTPKDKLCDYLRDEVNTLFNVDIDDDSDIEVSDLILDLYKDLKNNNLEIIEKIRNIQEHDLNSCREHNLIQEVDIDEEDDSASEYSDEDNSNEAYSDSYQSEGM; via the exons atgaatagTGAAAACTTATCAACTTTATTACTTGAAGGGATTAACttaatatttgaaaaatg GACAGTGCTCCGGTTAGCTGTAACAAATAATTGGGGTGGAACATCCTCAGaggaaaagaaaaaaaagttaattGAATATGTCCataattatgttttatCAA ATACGACACCCAAAGATAAACTTTGCGACTATTTAAGAGATGAAGTTAATACACTTTTTAATGTGGATATTGACGATGATAGTGAT ATCGAAGTTTCGGATTTAATATTAGATCTATACaaagatttaaaaaacaataatttagaaataattgaaaaaattcgAAATATACAAGAACATGATTTAAATTCTTGTAGAGAGCATAATTTAATACAAGAAGTGGATATAGACGAAGAAGATGATTCAGCTAGCGAATATTCAGATGAGGATAATTCCAATGAAGCATATTCGGATTCATATCAATCAGAAGGcatgtaa
- a CDS encoding EF hand domain-containing protein, putative, with amino-acid sequence MELPHFHNSYDNMGYENEVTKKIVWKILNNMNSQNDITLERIQQTRNKIVKYFFEAELIFKYYDIGNSGKVDINAFPKMARSLKQIYDSKDIKKFEKEMKVKKITKMTLPIFLTLLKRKLFQVIDFEETFQKHFNILDMEKKKNINIEKLKKFVGVIGDKISPENFDFFIKYNIQNNDKIAKDNIIFNKNNNPTDISFDVYKEILTFYKSF; translated from the exons atggaattaCCACATTTTCATAACAGTTATGATAATATGGGATATGAAAATGAagttacaaaaaaaattgtttggaaaatactaaataatatgaacaGTCAAAATGATATAACATTAGAAAGGATACAACAAACCAG GAATAAAATCGTGAAATACTTTTTCGAAGCagaattaatatttaaatattatgacATAGGGAACTCAGGAAAAGTGGATATAAATGCATTTCCAAAAATGGCACGAtcattaaaacaaatatatgattcaaaagatattaaaaagtttgaaaaagaaatgaaagttaaaaaaatcacCAAAATGACATTaccaatttttttaacattactaaaaaggaaattatTCCAAGTTATTGATTTTGAAGAAACTTTTcaaaaacattttaatatccttgatatggaaaaaaaaaaaaatataaatattgagaaattaaaaaaatttgttgGAGTTATTGGAGATAAAATAAGTCCtgaaaattttgatttttttataaaatataatattcaaaataatgataaaattgcaaaagacaatattatttttaataaaaataacaaccCTACAGATATTTCTTTTGATGTATATAAAGAGatattaacattttataagtctttttaa
- a CDS encoding V-type proton ATPase subunit C, putative, whose amino-acid sequence MNEMPMCLFIACSTSDNTSREYIYTILKNRLLGSNVCIDTNILDVPTNLKFCTFDDLLKCADDLQKYDSYAYGCLKKIEKIAKEYDENIELKIIYQRQHINIDQYIRRFSWDDAKYPRNRSLIDTIDVIINNITKLHDEIQIKSNILNDLKEKKKLYISKHDSNNFIHKNLNEILTPQIVSESDFMETEYITTVIAYVPKDSISEWINNYEKFSQYVVPRSAKQFNDLIDKDGNTLWKVFVFKKFVNNFIENAKNKNFIVKPFKYDESHYNNIMESRTKIETEVIRQETFLRRMCLAAFSDVFIAFIHINILRVFCESVLRFGVPPNFASFSIRINGESKEKKVRKKLYDIFSTTDSIGKNYIKRSDENDEEIYPYVSVSFKI is encoded by the coding sequence atgaatgaaATGCCAATGTGCTTGTTTATCGCTTGCTCAACAAGTGATAATACGAGTAgagaatatatttatacaattttaaaaaatagatTATTAGGTAGCAATGTATGTATAGATACAAACATATTAGATGTCCCAACTAATTTAAAATTCTGCACATTTGATGATTTATTGAAATGTGCTGAtgatttacaaaaatatgatagTTATGCATATGgatgtttaaaaaaaatcgaaaaaatagctaaagaatatgatgaaaatatagaattaaaaataatatatcaacgccaacatataaatatagatcAATATATTAGACGTTTTAGTTGGGATGATGCAAAATATCCTAGAAATAGATCATTAATCGATACTATTgatgttattattaataatataacaaaacTTCATGAtgaaattcaaataaaatctAATATTCtaaatgatttaaaagagaaaaaaaaattatatatatcaaaacatgatagtaataattttatacataaaaatttaaatgaaatattaacCCCACAAATTGTTAGTGAATCAGATTTTATGGAAACTGAATATATTACTACAGTTATTGCATATGTTCCAAAAGATTCTATAAGTGAATGGATAAATAACtatgaaaaattttcaCAATATGTTGTACCCAGATCAGCAAAACAATTTAACGATTTAATTGATAAAGATGGAAATACATTATGGAAAGTTTTcgtttttaaaaaattcgtaaataattttatcgaaaatgcaaaaaataaaaattttattgttaaGCCATTTAAATATGACGAATCACACTATAACAATATTATGGAATCACGAACAAAAATTGAAACAGAAGTTATAAGACAAGAAACATTTTTAAGAAGAATGTGCTTAGCTGCATTTTCAGATGTATTTATTgcatttattcatattaatattttacgAGTTTTTTGTGAATCTGTTTTAAGATTTGGAGTACCTCCAAATTTTGCTTCTTTTAGTATCCGAATAAATGGGGAAagtaaagaaaaaaaagtcagaaaaaaattatatgatatattttctacTACTGATTCAattggaaaaaattatattaaacgTTCCGATGAGAATGACGAGGAAATATATCCATATGTCTCGgtttcatttaaaatatga
- a CDS encoding asparagine and aspartate rich protein 2, putative gives MDEKRKHHKKKKVGKKTKNKKINKNVNKKYHKAFTFSGGINSAHRRKQHLYELEEKKLRIDKTIKEGYKNSPIIIAIHGPKGVGKSTLIKSIIKHYVGVNINEINRPISIFTKNLKRYTFIEINDDILHMIDVAKIADICLLVIDGSFGFELETLEFTSILNTHGMPKVIGVVTNMDKFKDNKSIRKRKKKINKRFSEEMVEGSKIFFLSGIQNNKYNKTEIRNLCKFLSVMKRPLISWRNQHGYILGLKLDIENDELYKNKNKDSLLKKQNDFVDNDDIQLGQFFDKCDNDVSVYVEGYIYGSKMYKNQYVHIPNIGDIKIENIKILDDPFKLNQEKKTPSIYAPMSDVGNLSFDFDNMYIHIPNNKINFTKPELMQKGDQNKQHMGEEQIGNINDENDNANEESDNTNEESDNTNEESDNTSNVKEANENSKYLTDSIRMVRELQDCKYVFSKNTEEDNIKLFDVKESDIQGKGEERRKAPSNVYISEKQKKKKMAENYINEKSKEYNNLQSILYEKKNKEDDYNYISNINISENEGNDENDKSYNDFYKKYALQKDKEIENIKSDYDYYSENEEINSLNWNDCMDPYSNISNFIAYENKINIDVFLYNHNYINRINNCLYFKGDIINIINMEKRKIANKMINSDMPIQDINMHIVKNIICTDTFNLEENQQNSYSFIHPNNYFFNNIDSFNLVKDDIFIFNNLSIFIGDIVQEQLVDNFFLKYKELYSSCFVKNVDENVDENVDENDDENNDENNDEVGNPKKETEIIRPIEENLKLIKEKKEKEKEKFLETEQIGMLNNVYGSSVNIGEYVKIKMIIKRSKLEILKNNIIICGGLQSYDENNSIIHCRIKKHRWFPKVMRSNDPLIFSVGWRRYQSIPIYSINERNNVRIRFLKYTTEHMHCNCTFYGPLAGVNSGILAIYNYKKIPFYRICINGIILETNNNINIMKKLKLIGEPYKIFKNTAFVKNMFNSDLEVCKFINCPVITPSGIKGLIKNKINDKGDFRCTFSDQIKKSDIVILKLYVNISIKKYYNYDIENRLKSINELRYIYNIYVNHSNGYRQIPFRHFYHNKIYVKPQLLKQLPFKSKPKLFKKIDHENDTQKNNKKNDAINFKALENPKLAAKWYQMLHSIKKNIILKRKEKSKLSYHKKLKTKIKIQEEKDKVVKQRKKTLYIKNRKTK, from the coding sequence ATGgatgaaaaaagaaaacaccataaaaaaaagaaagttggaaaaaaaactaaaaataaaaaaatcaacaaaaatgtaaataaaaaatatcataagGCCTTTACATTTAGTGGAGGAATAAATAGTGCACATCGACGAAAGCAACATTTATATGAActtgaagaaaaaaagttacgaattgataaaacaataaaagaaggatataaaaatagtcCTATTATTATAGCTATTCATGGTCCCAAAGGTGTTGGGAAAAGCacattaataaaaagtataattAAACATTACGTTGgtgttaatataaatgaaataaatagacctatatctatttttacaaaaaatttaaaaagatatacatttatagaaataaatgatgatataCTTCATATGATTGATGTTGCAAAAATAGCAGATATTTGTTTGCTAGTAATTGATGGAAGCTTTGGATTTGAATTAGAAACATTAGAATTTACAAGTATATTGAATACTCATGGCATGCCCAAAGTTATAGGGGTTGTTACAAATATGGATAAATttaaagataataaaagtatacgaaaaagaaaaaaaaaaattaataaacgATTTTCAGAAGAAATGGTAGAAGGGtcgaaaatattttttcttagtggaatacaaaataataaatataataaaacagaAATTAGAAATTTATGCAAATTTTTATCAGTTATGAAAAGGCCATTAATATCTTGGAGAAATCAACATGGTTATATTCTTGGTCTAAAATTAgatatagaaaatgatgaattatataaaaataaaaataaagatagtcttttaaaaaaacaaaacgATTTTGTGGATAATGATGATATCCAATTAGGGCAGTTTTTCGATAAATGTGATAATGATGTATCTGTATATGTAGaaggatatatatatggatcaaaaatgtataaaaatcaaTATGTACATATCCCAAATATTGGAGATattaaaatagaaaatataaaaatattagatgatccatttaaattaaatcaagaaaaaaaaactccAAGTATTTATGCCCCAATGTCAGATGTTGGAAATCTCTCTTTTGACTTTGATAATATGTACATCCATATtccaaataataaaattaactTTACAAAACCGGAACTAATGCAAAAAGGGGATCAAAACAAGCAACACATGGGCGAAGAACAAATTGGTAATATAAACGACGAAAATGATAATGCAAATGAAGAAAGTGATAATACAAATGAAGAAAGTGATAATACAAATGAAGAAAGTGATAATACGAGTAATGTAAAGGAAGCAAATGAAAACTCAAAGTATTTAACAGACAGTATTAGAATGGTAAGGGAATTACAAGATtgtaaatatgttttttctaaaaatacAGAAGaagataatattaaattatttgatgTAAAAGAAAGTGACATTCAAGGAAAAGGAGAAGAGAGGCGTAAAGCCCCATcaaatgtttatattagtgaaaaacaaaaaaaaaaaaaaatggcggaaaattatattaatgaaaaatctaaagaatataataatttacaatcaattttatatgaaaaaaaaaacaaagaagatgattataattatatttcgaatataaatatatcagaGAATGAAggaaatgatgaaaatgataaaagctataatgatttttataaaaaatatgctttacaaaaagataaagaaatagaaaatattaaatcagattatgattattattcagaaaatgaagaaattaATTCATTAAATTGGAATGATTGTATGGATCCATATTCTAATATTTCTAATTTTATTgcttatgaaaataaaataaatatagatgtatttttatataatcataattatataaatagaaTAAACAATTGTTTGTATTTTAAAGgagatataataaatattataaatatggaaaaaagaaaaatagcAAACAAAATGATTAATTCAGATATGCCTATCCAAGATATCAATATGCAcatagtaaaaaatattatatgcacTGACACATTCAATTTAGAAGAAAATCAACAAAATAGTTATAGCTTTATCCAtccaaataattatttttttaataatattgattcatttaatttagtAAAAGacgatatttttatatttaacaaTCTTAGCATATTTATAGGAGATATTGTACAAGAACAACTTGTagacaatttttttttgaaatataaagaaCTATATAGTTCATGTTTTGTGAAAAATGTAGATGAAAATGTAGATGAAAATGTagatgaaaatgatgatgaaaataatgatgaaaataatgatgaagTGGGCAATCCGAAAAAAGAAACAGAAATTATTAGGCCTATTGAAGAAAAtcttaaattaattaaagaaaaaaaagaaaaagaaaaagaaaaatttttaGAAACAGAACAAATTGGAATGCTAAATAATGTTTACGGATCATCAGTAAATATAGGTGAgtatgtaaaaataaaaatgattataaaAAGAAGTAAATtagaaattttaaaaaataatataataatatgtgGAGGGTTACAAAGTTATGACGAAAATAATTCTATAATACATTgtagaattaaaaaacatagaTGGTTTCCTAAAGTTATGAGGTCAAACGATCCCTTAATATTTTCAGTGGGATGGAGAAGATATCAAAGTATACCTATATATTCAATAAATGAACGAAATAATGTTAGAATAagatttttaaaatatacaacAGAACATATGCATTGTAATTGCACATTTTATGGACCATTAGCTGGTGTAAATAGTGGAATATTAGCAAtctataattataaaaaaattccattttatcgtatatgtataaatggaattattttagaaacaaataacaatataaatattatgaaaaaattaaaattaattggAGAgccatataaaatatttaaaaacacAGCTTTTGtcaaaaatatgtttaattcAGATTTAGAAGtttgtaaatttattaattgtCCTGTTATTACACCAAGTGGAATCAAAGGccttataaaaaataaaataaatgataaaggTGATTTTAGATGTACATTTTCtgatcaaataaaaaaaagtgatatagttatattgaaattatatgtaaatatttctattaaaaaatattataattatgatatagAAAATAGATTAAAATCtataaatgaattaagatatatatataatatatatgttaatcATTCTAATGGATATAGACAAATACCTTTTAgacatttttatcataacaAAATTTATGTTAAACCACAACTATTAAAACAATTACCATTTAAATCGAAAcctaaattatttaaaaaaattgatcatgaaaatgatacacaaaaaaataataaaaaaaatgatgcaattaattttaaagcTTTAGAAAATCCTAAATTAGCTGCTAAATGGTATCAAATGTTACActcaattaaaaaaaatattattttaaagagaaaagaaaaatcaaaattatcatatcataaaaaattaaaaacaaaaatcaAAATTCAAGAAGAAAAAGACAAAGTTGTAAAAcagagaaaaaaaactttgtacataaaaaatcgaaaaacCAAATAG
- a CDS encoding calcium-transporting ATPase, putative, which yields MENILKYAHIYNVEDVLRAIKVDENRGLSENEIRKRIMQYGFNELEIEKKKGILELILNQFDDLLVKILLLAAFVSFALTLLDMKDNEVALCDFIEPVVILMILILNAAVGVWQECNAEKSLEALKQLQPTKAKVLRDGKWEIIDSKYLTVGDIIELSVGNKTPADARIIKIFSTSIKAEQSMLTGESCSVDKYVEKLDASLKNCEIQLKKNILFSSTAIVAGRCTAVVIKIGMKTEIGNIQHAVIESNNEETDTPLQIKIDSFGKQLSKIIFIICVTVWIINFKHFSDPVHESFLYGCLYYFKISVALAVAAIPEGLPAVITTCLALGTRRMVKKNAIVRKLQSVETLGCTTVICSDKTGTLTTNQMTATVFHIFRESNTLKEYQLCQRGDTFFFYETNTNKDDENDSFFKKLKEVPNNEYSYKKKISKNIIDNDEDDTDYEKEPLINMKSNVNTIISRGSKIIDDKINKYSYSDFDYHFYMCLCNCNEASILCNMNNKIVKTFGDSTELALLHFVHNFNIIPNNTKNNKMAAEYEKINSISKKNSDINIDYDSSIYRNDKKTKISDKKSEPTFPSECVSAWRDECTIMRIIEFTRERKLMSVIVENNKNEYILYCKGAPENIINRCKYYMSKNDIRPLTDSLKNEILNKIKNMGKRALRTLSFAYKKVKANDINIKDAEDYYKLEYDLIYIGGLGIIDPPRKYVGKAISLCHLAGIRVFMITGDNIDTAKAIAKEINILNNDDTDKYSCCFNGREFEELPLEKQKYILKNYQQIVFCRTEPKHKKNIVKILKDLGETVAMTGDGVNDAPALKSADIGIAMGINGTQVAKEASDIVLADDNFNTIVEAIKEGRCIYNNMKAFIRYLISSNIGEVASIFITAILGIPDSLAPVQLLWVNLVTDGLPATALGFNPPEHDVMKCKPRHRNDNLINGLTLLRYIIIGTYVGIATVSIFIYWFVFYPDIDNHTLINFYQLSHYNQCKTWSNFKVNKIYGMSEDLCSYFSAGKVKASTLSLSVLVLIEMFNALNALSEYNSLFVLPPWRNMYLVFATIGSLFLHCLIIYFPPLAGIFGVVPLTLHDWFLVFLWSFPVIIIDEVIKFYAKKQLNKELGYGQKLKTQ from the exons atggaaaatattttgaaatatgcgcatatatataatgtagAAGATGTGTTAAGAGCAATAAAAGTAGATGAAAATCGTGGTTTATCcgaaaatgaaataagaaaaagaataatGCAATATGGATTTAATGAGTTGGAaatagagaaaaaaaaaggaattttggaattaatattaaatcaaTTTGATGATTTGttagtaaaaatattacttTTAGCAGCTTTTGTTAGTTTTGCATTAACATTATTAGATATGAAAGATAATGAAGTAGCTTTATGTGATTTCATAGAGCCCGTTGTTATATTAATGATACTTATATTGAATGCAGCAGTTGGGGTATGGCAAGAATGTAATGCAGAAAAATCTTTAGAAGCATTGAAACAGTTACAACCAACAAAAGCAAAAGTATTAAGAGATGGGAAATGGGAAATTATAGATAGCAAGTATTTAACAGTTGGTGATATAATTGAATTGAGCGTTGGAAATAAAACACCAGCAGATGCTcgaataattaaaatattttcaacaAGCATTAAAGCGGAACAAAGTATGTTAACTGGTGAATCATGTTCTGTTGATAAATATGTAGAAAAGTTAGATGcatcattaaaaaattgtgaaattcaattaaaaaaaaatatattattttcctcTACAGCTATAGTAGCAGGTAGATGTACAGCTGTTGTAATTAAAATTGGTATGAAAACTGAAATTGGTAATATACAGCATGCAGTTATAGAATCTAACAATGAAGAAACAGATACACCAttgcaaataaaaatagattCATTCGGAAAAcaattatcaaaaattatatttattatttgtgtAACTGTTTggattattaattttaaacatttttcTGATCCAGTTCACgaatcatttttatatggatgtttatattatttcaaaataagTGTAGCATTAGCAGTTGCTGCAATTCCTGAAGGTTTACCAGCAGTTATAACTACTTGTTTAGCTTTAGGAACACGTAGAATGGTTAAGAAAAATGCTATTGTTAGAAAATTGCAAAGTGTTGAAACATTAGGATGTACTACTGTTATATGTTCGGATAAAACTGGAACTTTAACAACAAACCAAATGACAGCTACtgtttttcatatatttagaGAATCAAATACATTAAAAGAATATCAATTATGTCAAAGAGGggatacattttttttttatgaaacaaatacaaataaagatgatgaaaatgattcattttttaaaaaattaaaagaagtaccaaataatgaatatagttataaaaaaaaaataagtaaaaatataatagataATGATGAAGATGATACAGATTATGAAAAAGAAccattaataaatatgaaatcAAATGTTAATACAATAATAAGTAGAGGAAGTAAAATTAtagatgataaaataaataaatatagttaTTCAGATTTtgattatcatttttatatgtgtTTATGTAATTGTAATGAAGCTAGtattttatgtaatatgaacaataaaattgttaaaacATTTGGAGATAGTACAGAATTGGCTTTActtcattttgttcataattttaatataattcctaataatacaaaaaataataaaatggcagctgaatatgaaaaaataaacagtataagcaaaaaaaatagtgatataaatattgatTATGATTCTTCTATATATagaaatgataaaaaaacaaaaatttcTGACAAAAAATCAGAACCAACATTCCCAAGTGAATGTGTATCTGCATGGAGAGATGAATGTACAATTATGAGAATTATTGAATTTACCCGTGAACGTAAATTAATGAGTGTAATtgtagaaaataataaaaatgaatatattttatattgtaAAGGTGCCccagaaaatattataaatagatgtaaatattatatgtcaaaaaatgatatacgTCCATTAACTGATTCtttgaaaaatgaaattctaaataaaataaaaaatatgggaAAAAGAGCTTTAAGAACTTTAAGTtttgcatataaaaaagttaaagccaatgatattaatataaaagatgCTGAggattattataaattggaatatgatttaatatatatagggGGATTAGGAATAATAGACCCTCCAAGAAAATATGTAGGAAAAGCTATTAGTTTATGTCATTTAGCAGGTATTCGAGTTTTTATGATAACAGGCGATAATATCGATACCGCTAAAGCTATTGCTAaagaaattaatatattgaaTAATGATGATACAGATAAATATAGTTGTTGTTTTAATGGACGCGAATTTGAAGAGTTACCTttagaaaaacaaaaatatattttaaaaaattatcagcAAATAGTATTCTGTAGAACTGAAccaaaacataaaaaaaatattgttaaaattttaaaagattTAGGAGAAACAGTTGCTATGACAGGTGATGGTGTAAATGATGCACCTGCTCTCAAATCTGCTGACATAGGTATTGCCATGGGTATAAATGGAACTCAAGTTGCTAAAGAAGCTTCAGATATAGTTTTAGCTgatgataattttaatacTATTGTTGAAGCTATTAAAGAAGGTCgatgtatatataacaacATGAAAGCTTTTATACGATATCTTATAAGTAGTAATATTGGAGAAGTCGCTTCTATTTTCATTACTGCTATTCTGGGTATACCCGATAGTTTGGCTCCCGTCCAGTTGCTTTGGGTTAATTTAGTGACAGATGGTTTGCCCGCCACTGCTCTCG GATTCAACCCCCCCGAGCACGATGTAATGAAATGCAAGCCCAGGCACAGAAACGACAACTTAATAAATGGATTAACACTCCTTAGATATATAATCATAGGCACATATGTCGGAATAGCTACTGTATCAATCTTTATATACTGGTTTGTGTTTTACCCAGACATAGATAACCATACTTTGATAAATTTCTATCAACTTTCTCATTACAATCAATGTAAAACATGGTCAAATTTCaaagtaaataaaatatatggtATGTCTGAGGATTTATGTTCTTATTTTTCTGCTGGAAAAGTTAAg gCAAGTACATTATCATTATCTGTTTTAGTTTTAATTGAAATGTTTAATGCGTTAAATGCACTAAGCGAATATAACTCCTTATTTGTATTACCACCTTGGCGAAATATGTATTTAGTATTTGCAACAATTGGATCTCTATTTCTTCAttgtttaataatatatttcccACCATTAGCTGGTATATTTGGAGTTGTACCACTGACATTACATGATTGGTTTTTAGTATTTTTGTGGTCATTTCCTGTAATTATAATTGATGaagttataaaattttacgCAAAAAAACAACTAAATAAGGAACTTGGATATGgtcaaaaattaaagacaCAATAA